The genomic segment GCTGCAGTGCATAGGACAGCCCCCCACAACAGAGTGTCCcgcccaaaatgtcagtaataCCAAAATTGAGAAATCATGGCCTAAAGCCCGCGAAGCACTCATATTTATAATCCCAGTTGATCATATGAAATTACTAGTATTTGTTGTTTATGCCACTGGACTATGTGATCCTATGTCCGATCCACTTCTGTTTCTCCAACACCTAGACTGTGCATATAAGTAAGACCCTAATAAATATttggatttaaataaattaatgaataaaggCATTAAATCCAGTGTAAATAATGGGTTCACGTGAAGGGAatgaattagtattttcattgttACCTTCCTCCACTATTTGGGCAGCATGtgtttgtgttctttttaggTCATACAAATGGTCTTGCATATAAAATGTTCATACCCCTGACTTCTACTTCTTGAAATCTTACCTTAAGTATGTGGCAGAGGAGATTATCATTAAGCTGATGTTTCATAGCTGTGAGAGAAAGTATGGTACCCTTGAAGAACCGAAAAGTTCAACTTGGCCAGACACAGAATGTAGTGAAAGTGGCAAGAAATGAGGCCAGGTGGAGTGAACAGTGATTGGAATAGAGGAGGTGAGGGAGCTCTGGGGATGACTCCTCCCCACAGGGGGTAGAAGCCCATGAATGGCAGTAGGATGAGGAGTCAAAGGGAGACAGAGCCAGGTGCCAGTCAGCTGTGGGAAGGGCATAGTGACCAGGCCACCTCAAGTGACCGCGGGTCGGGGGGTCGCCAGAAGGCAAAGGAGCAAAATGATGTAGGAGTAATAATCTGGGAGCAAGTACACTGCTTCCATCTCCAGATCCTGATGCACGTGCAGTGTCAGATGGGCAGACCTGGGAGCTGCTGGTGGTGTCCTCAGCAAGAGCCTTACTTCCATGAAGACACAGAGGAAGGAGGCACTCCCCAGGGAGTTTGAGAATGTAGGAAAAGGGAGATGACATTATAGAAGAGCATTGttttgatatcaaaattaaaaaaaagaacattgcTTACATTTTTTGGAGGAGGCAGTGCTGACAGGAGAGGGCAGTGGAAGATGGGCTCATGAGAAAGGCCACCTTTAGCAGTGTTTGCATAGGAACGTGAGAGCAGAGGACCTGAGGGCAGTAAACAAAAAAAGTTCCTTCTAAACCTAGACATGCACTTAACATACAACCCAGCAGGTGCATTCAGGGCCTTTTTTCTCCGGAGAAGTAAAAACGtaggttcacacaaaaacctgtgcaTGAGTGTTCATTGCACCttttttgtaatagccaaaaactgggagCAGCCCAGGCGTCCTGAGTAAATTATACCATGGAATGAACAAAGTAGAATAAACTGTTGACACACAGAGCTTGGCTCAATCCTCAGGGAATTATGCTGAGGGGGAAAAAGCCAGTCCCACAAGATAGCAGACcatatgattacatttatttgacattttttaaatttaggcaaaggagaacagattagtgattgccaagGGTCAGGAAATAGGGGCTAGGGGGCTGCTGGTGAGTGTGGTTGTAAAAGGGTAGCATGAGGGATCCTTGTGGTGATGGAGCCATTCAGCCCATGACTGGTGATGGCTGCATGAACTTACACAggttgaaattaataaaatgatataGAACTACATACACAGAAATGAGTACaagtaaactggaaaaaaacgAATAAAAATCAGTGGATTTTATCAAGGTCGGTCTCTTGGTTGTTATAGTGTACtacagttttgcaaaatgtttcCATTGGGGCAAACTGGGTAAAGATACATGgaatttctgtattatttcttcatatagaaaaagcaaattttgtatctgtatatatctgtatctTCACTACATGTGAACCTACAATTACCtcaaaaaaactttaaaactgattttaaaatcaggacatgatgctaagtgaaataagccagttacaaaagacaaatactgtagaaTTCTACTCTTGCAGTACAGAGAATCGTTAGAttcatagaggcagaaagtagatgaTAGTTGCCAGGAACTGGAGAGTCGTCTAACGGGTGCAGttttagtttgggaagatgaaaaagttctggacatggatggtggtggtggttgtacaaCACATGAATGAACTTCATGCCACTCAACAGTACACTTAAAAGTAATttaagtggtaaattttatgttatgtgtacttTATCACAACAAAAATTCAGGAATCAAAATGGCACATGCATCTCAACTATCTTACACAGTGTTCTTCTAGTAACTGATGGCTACCTAACAAGTCACCCCCAAAACAATGACTTAAAACAATGATGTATTTTGCTCACAGATACGGGGGTTGACTGGGCCTGGCTGGGCAGTTCTCATTTGGGGTCTCTCATGTGACAGCAGGCAGAGGCCTGTGGGCTAGGAAGGTTCAAGCATTGAGCATGGAACAGGCTTTGGGGGCATCTCCGTCTTCATTGGCTCTCCCCACATGGTCTCTGCGTCGTGGCCTCAGGGTAGCCAGAGTTGTTAATAGTAGCTGAAGTCTCGGCAGAGCAAGTGTGCCAAGAGGAACCAGCATGGCCTTTCTAACCCGGCCTGTCACTCCTGCTGCATTGTGTCCATCCAGGCCCTCACGGTGACCTGCCCAGGCTTGAGGGGAGAGGCATGGATGCCATATCTTGGTGGAAGGATGGCCAGAGAATCTGTGGACATGTTTTAGAACTGCCACAAGTCCTCACAGAAGGGGGGAAATTACAAAAAAGTTACCAGAAGTTTACTCTGTATTCAGTTTTTATTCTCATCATACTCTAGCATGCTTGCCAAGTTTTCTCTGTTGAGAATGTATTtatacagagagaaaataatttttaaaagggtaCTGTTCACAGTTCTTGGGAAAGCAAAAGGAATTCGGCTAAGACATTAGCAGGTGCTCAGTGGGTTGTCGTGTCTGCATGTCTCTGAGGAGCCTGTGCAGGGTTAGGGGTACTGTCTGGGGTCCCGACAGCAAAGCTGGTCTACTGGTCAGGCATCTAAAACTTGAGTCTCCAGCCAAGTTAGCTGCCTCAGATTGGATAGTAATATCTTGATGTCCACCCCAGCAGTCTCTCCAGAAAGCCTCATTGTATTCCAAAAGCTACATCCCATCACCAGACCCTAGCAGCTGTCTTTGGCATTGTGGTGAATAGGTTGAGATCCATGCATAGGTACACATATGCTATGTGTAGGCATAGTCTCGTGGGTCGATTTACAgagtttaaataaaaacaaaatgtggtggaATAGAGGGAACAGAACCCAGAATGACCCTTGAACTAATGATTAATAATAGTATTTCCCTTAGATCATTATTCAGATGAGATGCAGAGGCTGCGTTCTGCACTGTCAATGGGAACAGGGCCAGGGAAGCGGGCCAGTATTGTTGACTCCTGAGGGCTGACGCTTAAGTAGTCTTTCATTTCCTCCCCCTGCGTTTCACTCCCCTACATTTGGTTCAGATAGGACTTCAAACCTACAATATAGGCGATAGGTAAGAAATATTTTGGGGGACGTGTAATTTTGTTACACTTAGGACTAGAATCCAGGTTCCCTGGTTCCTGAATTTTTATTCCTAACTCTTTCTGTACCTCTGCCTGTTCCCATTTTCATTAGAGTTAAACAAAGCATTAAGGACCAGCACAGTGAGGCCATCCTATTGTAGTAGAGTCTGGGGAGGCACTGAAAGTGCATCATGGGATGGAAAATAAGTATATTGGGAGCAGCCGTAATGATGAGGAGCAGAAGGGTCACAAGGTTTGCTGGTATTTCTCAGCAGTCGGGGACAGCTAAGGCTGTGTAGACTAACTGTATGGAAGAAATGGACTCTGTGTGTGGGTTCCAAAGGCTTCCTCCGAATGACTGGGAAGGCATGTTGATGAACAGGTACAAGGAATCCAGGGATAATATTCTAAATTCTAGAActagattttcctttttaatgttccTTTTGTAGGATAAATCCAGCACATTCATTACAGTGGAATAGAGCAAAGCCAGATATCCTGTGTTTATTCTTTTAACAACTATTTGTCTTCCTGATCTATATCAGTTGCTGCTCTCGGCACTGGGGGTGTAGCAATGAGCAAGGAGGGTGAGtgccctgcctgccctgggctTACATTCTGGCGGAGGAAGACCCGTGGTGAACAACTAAACCCGTAAATGAATAAGATGATTTCGGAGAataagaagtagaaaataaagaGGGGGGTGGTGACACAAGGAAACTTCTTGGGGTAATGAATATGTGCATTACCTTGATTATAGTAATGTTTCATTGCTGTACGTGTGCCAAAATGATCAAATTGTACGCTTTAAGTACTGCTGCATATGTGCCAGTTACCTCagtaaagccatttaaaaaaataaaaatacagtgggCAGTATGGGGAGCGAATTCAGATTGTGTGGTTAGGGAGCACCTCCTGGGAGGTTACGTGTGGGCTGAATATCAAGGAGCTGGCCTTGCCGAGATCTGAGGGCAGAGCGCATTTACCCTgttggaggaaggaagaagggaatgtGGCTGGAGCATAATGAGCTAAAGTGGTAAAGCCCTGTTACCACGGCGACCAAAGTTCCTTCTTCACGTCTCTCAAGAACCAGGGCACGGACCAGAGGCAGCAGAGCAGCCACCAGCATCCTGCTGTGTTCCCCACTGACAGGGCACCCACCTCATCCCGTTCTGACTCCCAGAAGCTGCTAGGGAGCAGTGTGAAGTGTGAGCGGAATGGAGGCGCTGATGTGACGGGGCCAGTTCAGCTTTTGTCTTTATGTTCTCTTCCGCTGCAGCTTTTCCTTCCCTCCATGAGAAAGAAGCCAGCTCTGGCCGATGGCAGCAGTCCTGACGGCGATCTCCTCCAGGAGCACTGGCTGGTTGATAACATGTTCATCTTTGAGAACGTGGGCTTCACCAAGGACGTGGGCAACATCAAGTTTCTGGTCTGCGCAGACTGTGAAACCGGACCAATTGGCTGGCATTGCCTAGATGACAAGAACAGTTTCTATGTGGCCCTGGAACGGGTTTCCCATGAGTAACTGAGGGGAGGGGGCCTCAGCTCCATCCCGACTATAAAAGCTACTTCCCTCAAGAACTGGCATTTAACCTGGTATAACTGGTCTGCTGCGCCTCCTCTGTGCAGATAGAAATCATGAGTATGGGCTCGTCCAGGTGAACCTGAAGAGGGCTAATCCTGTTTCCCCAGAGCCTCAGGTGCAGGCCTCTCACGTGGTGTGCTGTGCCACATTACCCAGTCTGCGCTTTCCCCCAGGTTTAAGGCACTGGGGCACTCGCACAGATCTGTTCTCATCGCAGCATTCTGCCTGGGCTCTCTTTTACCCGGGGGCTCTCTTGTTTCTTGCTCTGGAAGAGCTGTGTTCAGCTTCTAGCCACGATGACACATGATAAATGACGCTCCTGTGCCGATAGTTAAAGttcacctttttctctctcaagaaagCATATGCGTGTCTGAGAGTGACTTCATTGTGTGGCTAAACTTTacagtaatttattctttttaaaagtaatgcattttaaaaattcagtatttaaaaCTATTATCAGAAACACATTACTTTGGACATACCTCTAATACCGTGTTTGAGAGCTTCTGCTCTAGGCTGATAGTGACTTTTTACTGTGAAGATGAACACGGCCCCTCTTCCCTTCAAATCTGGATATGGTTCTTTACATTAGCTCCTCACTGCTGTAGCCTGTAAGTTAAGAATCAAATTTGCAACCCTATCTGGCAGCCACTCCACGGAAAACTCAGCTCTGGCTGTTATCCCAGGATCTCTGGAATCAGGGCGGAGGGTGTGGAATATAGGAGGGATTGGCCTTTGTCACCATCTCCATGAGTATATAGGTTTATCTCGTCTGAACAAGTGACTCTTCCTTTGTTCTTAGGACAGGCTAATGGAGAGTGTCAACATTTGCTGAACCTACCGGGCATGGTTCTCAGAGTCGAGGTTCAGCTGGAATCTCTGTACCAGCCCAGAATACAAACTTTCCATCCAGAGGCCCCTATTTCTATAACTGTGGAGTTGCTTTAACAGCAAATTTAATTGTTCAAAATGATTTGcaattgttgtcatttctcttctGAAATGACTCCCCATCCTAAAAGGGATCTGTATAGCCAGGCGTCACATATCCTTCTGTCATCCGTACCTCTAAGATTCAGGAGACCTTAGAAGTCAAAGAAGGACTAATAGAGACTTTCCACTCTGCAGTCTATTCCTTTGCACCGTTTTCTGGttgcttcctccttccttctccctagAACTTCCTCTAAGGGCTCCCCAGCAAAGGTGGAGCCTCGGGCATGGTTTGGCAACCAGAAAGGTGGCTTCCTTCCCAGGTCGTAGCCTCACGAGCTCTAGTAGAAAACGAGAGAACTGTTTTCCAGGCAGACGGTCCAGTGTCCATGATTATGGCATTTGCAGAAAAGCATCTGTGAGAATTATCCACTCAGGTCAGAAGGAACAAAACCAAGTAGATGCCTCTGGGGGCATATGGCCCCTCCTCTCACAAGCCAAAACCTAGGcaaagcagtttttaaattaggctctgactttgcttttttttaatcacaaaaataatacacgttcactgaaaataaatacaaaaatgggtataaaattgttttaaatcatatttcCACCCCCCAGAACTTGCCAATGGTAAAGTGTATATCCTTCTCAAAGTTTTTTTATGTGTATACTTAAATATGGCCTTTTAAAGCAAATATGAGGTCATACTGTACTCTTTTATAACTTGCTTTTTCCATTTAACAAAATACTGACTTCCCAGGTCAATAGATATCCATCTATGTACACTGCTGTTTTTAGTACTGTGTTGTATTtctgtaccataatttatttaaacaatccACTATTAGATTGTCTCCAGTTTCTTACAATGTGATATAATATGCAACCTTACAATTAAGTCTGTATACAtgttcttaattatttccttGGCATCCATTATTAAAAGTGAAATTGCGGGGTATGCATGTTTTTAAGACTTTGCTGTATTGACAGATGTTCCTCAAACACAGCTGTTTTTGAGGAAACACACCCTCCTCCAGCAGTGTAATAGAACACTCATGTCTCTGGACCCTTTCTCACACTGGGTACTTATTACCATTAAAAGGATATTTTGCCACTttagtaggagaaaaaaatagtatctcattgcttttcatttgcatttactTTATTTCTAATGAAATTCTTACATACTTactggtcatttgtatttcttgttttgaGAACATAGTCATGCTAGTAGCCAAAATTACCaagttattctgccttttcagtttgacttgaaagaaataaaggcactTAAACAGTAGAAAATAGATTCATGCGTGTGCTTGGGaagaatatataatttgaaaaagcagagaaaagctgAATCTGAACCTTAGGGTTTATCTTGAGGTCTGTCAACTAATCACCTAGTGTCTGCTATAAAAGGAGAATGTCGTATCTTCATTCCCTTTACACATACTAGGCTCTCAGTGAAGACTTCTGAATCGGGGAACTGCTGTTTGCCTCAGGTAGGTAGAGGTGACCCATGCTTGCTGCCCTGGGTGTAGAGACCTGCAGTTCCTGTGGGGGGGAGCAGTTGATTCTTCCAGGGCCTAATTGTGTCtgcaaaatacttttttaaacacAGAATCAAAGGTGAACAATCATTCCTGACATTTACACATTGTTACTGTGGTGTGTATGAGGCTATCCAAGTAACTCGGACATATAACTAATGAGGATTTTGCTCCTGGTAATGGGGATAGGTAATTTGGACTGAACTTCCCACTGAGGGTCACTTAGAAGGGctggacaaaatatttttaaaacctgaagGCATCAGAGAGCTAACATGAGTTTGAAGAATTACTGGATCAAGACCACTGTGAAGATGGAGGCCCTGGAAGgtgggtcactgttctcccaggggCATTGCTGAACCTCAGATGCTCATGGGTGATTTTGACAGCCTTTCAGACGTAGGGATAGGGGACAAAGCCTGTCAAAGAGCAGTAGGCCTGATAAGTGACTCTCACTTTGGGTTGAAGCCCTCAGTCCTTTGCACCTCAGGAATACGAGTGAACCAGCAGTAGGAAATAGAAAGGCTCTCTCAGGGGGCTGCAGCTCAGCTTCCAATTATCTCAATCCTTGAAATTAGATTTAGATGTTCCCAGAGTGGTAGTTTCCCCAAACCGGTGCCATATGCAAACAAAATCCCTCTCTATAGAGGAAAATATCGCCATCCTCAACTTCAAATTGTTTTTACAAACAATTTTGCTAATATAGTATCCTGAATGCAGTAAAATGTAACCAAGCATATGAGACAAGATAATAAAACCAGTAAAACAATAGACAAGGAAATAGGCCCATAGAGGCTAGAGACATGAGCTATCAGACATCTCAGACATCGACTGTAATATAACCTCACTCTGTTTAAGGAGATATGCAAGTTTTGGGAATTTCAGCAGATACATGGACATGAAAAAACACGTGAATTGTAGAATTTAAAAAAGTCTAATAAccaagaattcagtgaaagattttttaaattgaagtattgttgatacacaatcttacattggtttcaaatacacagcacagAGCTTCGGcagttaccatattattaaaggccccccacccccagtgcagttactgtctgtcaacatagatgttacagaatcacagtGGAAGGTTTTAATAGCAGATTAGGCACAGCTGAAGAGAACTAGAAAACAGCTCCCAATCACTCCTAACAGATTTGCAAATCGGTAACACAAAACCTTATATAATGTTActgacaaattaaaagaaaaaaatttatggtGCCAGGAAACTGCACCCCACAGGCCAAATCCATTCAAACCAACATCTGATTTTTTGAGATTCAGGAGCCTGTGAGCTACGAAtggtttttaccttttaaaatggttatatgaGTATAAAATATCCCCCATTTTGCCTCTTagcccacaaagcctgaaatatttattatctggtccttaaagaaaaaagtttgctgactcctaattttgtaaaaatatcaGCTTTCCCACAAACTAatgtataaatttaataaaatcccaatcaaaaactcatttttttttctgatagagTCCAACATTTTTGTAATCCAACTCACTATGAAAATGCAGAGGACTAAGAATAGCCAAGACAGTCGTGGAGGAAAACAAAATAGGAGAATTTCTCTATTGGGTAGACATCCTAGTTTTTCATGAGAACAAATAGactaatggaacaaaacagcTCAGACCCAGGCAAGTGGATACTTGATACATAGCAAAGGTGAGGGTAATGGTTTGGAGGGGACATGAAAAGGGCTTCTTTAATATTgctattgttctatttttttaaatctaggtagtatgcagcactttttataatagccaagaaatggaagcaacctaagtgtccatcagtagatgaatggataaagaaggggtggtacatatacacaatggaatatcattcagacataaaaagaaaagaaatcctgccatttgcaacaaagtggatggacctagagggttattatgctcagtgaaataagccaggtggagaaagacaaataccatgtgatttcacttacttgtggagtataaaaacaaagcaaaacagaaggaacaaaaagagCAGTAgatttatagacactgagaagtgactagtggttaccaaggggaggtggagggggataaaaggtcaataattcacaatcacaatataagttgatcatggggactctgttgaaccactgtgattgtacatttgaaagcaacataagattgtatattaacaatagccaagatatggaagcaacctaagtgtccatcagtagatgaatggataaagaagatgtggtacatatacacaatggaatagcattcagacataaaaagaaaagatacatatatatatatatataaaaactaagTAGTGGTTATGTAATAAATTGTTAAGCTGTCATCTTTTTGTGCACTTTTCTGAGTGTTTGCTactaaaaagtgttttaaaaggaTGTAACTAGTGGTCTTACATAAAGCCCACTTTCCTAAATATTAGTCCTTCCCTTCAGAATTGAACTTCTCTGTTATCTCCTAAACCTATACACATTTAAAGGTTAAACCCTTGACTCTACCCCCTCACCTCTAAGGAAGGTGAAGTTCACAAACACAGGGATCAACAATATCCTGTTTACTATTATACCCTTGGTGCCAGGCCCAATGTCTGCCACATTTTATTAGTTTGATAAATACTTGTTGAGGGAATTTACAATAAACTCCACTGAAGATTATATCATTTTAATGGGACCAATATAAAGTAGTTcatgcagatttttttaatggaattaagGATTAGAGTGATTTATACTTCTGATGCAGGAATAATGGTTTAGAAATTAGGTATTGCATTTTTTCCCAATGCCTTTTGGCAAAGACAAAACAGACATGGTACAGGATCATGCAGAGGGGACATGAAAGTGGCCACGACGGTGGCTAAGTCTTCAGAGGGTAAGAAAAGGAAGTTAATTTCAGCATGACAATCTTTCAGTTGTGACCAAGGTTTTCTCCTGTTGGGAGACTTAAATTCTTGGAATATGTTTCTAAATGTCAGAATTTAGGGTTAAGTGGCAGTCATGTCCATTGAATTCACTTCAAGTCTATCAAAACTTAGAATGCATTTTGCCTTATATAGAAACAATGTTATCCATGATGAGCAGTTTGTAGCCTATGACACAAAACTATGTGTACCCAAAGCATATATTATAACAAGTGATTATAATTTTGGATTCCAGGAACAAGTCTTCTGCTATAATTAAGAGCCCCTCCCAAATCCAGACCTGGTTACCCCAGACAGCCTATTTCAGATTGGGGGCCAGGGTGAACTGTGACCTGGGGGAACTAGCGAGGAGATAGAATGTGGGTTGGGTACATTATGGCCCTAAGGTAGTGAGGGAAG from the Manis javanica isolate MJ-LG chromosome 11, MJ_LKY, whole genome shotgun sequence genome contains:
- the RABIF gene encoding guanine nucleotide exchange factor MSS4, translating into MEAAELLDELVSAEGRNRKAVLCRRCGSRVLQPGTALFSRRQLFLPSMRKKPALADGSSPDGDLLQEHWLVDNMFIFENVGFTKDVGNIKFLVCADCETGPIGWHCLDDKNSFYVALERVSHE